One genomic region from Nostoc sphaeroides encodes:
- a CDS encoding tetratricopeptide repeat protein gives MLETFPTSSIIPALVVVLSLSILGYFAWKTLITSDLFQKGINLSQAKDYQGAEAAFRKVISLNSTNDVVRLFLGDVLNQQGQIEEATELFREVIRRSPKNPDAYLRLANILMQQEREEEAKINLRQAKDLLQKQRQPEKAKKITELLDKMSEKSSKS, from the coding sequence ATGCTAGAAACCTTTCCCACTAGTTCTATTATCCCTGCTCTTGTAGTTGTTCTTAGTCTGTCAATTCTTGGCTATTTTGCTTGGAAAACTTTGATTACCTCAGACTTGTTTCAAAAAGGAATCAATCTTTCTCAAGCCAAAGATTACCAAGGTGCAGAAGCAGCCTTTCGTAAGGTGATTTCCCTCAACTCAACTAATGATGTGGTGCGCTTGTTTTTGGGAGATGTTTTAAACCAACAAGGCCAAATAGAAGAAGCAACAGAATTATTTCGGGAAGTGATTCGCCGCAGTCCAAAAAATCCTGATGCTTACTTGCGTCTGGCAAATATTCTCATGCAGCAAGAGCGAGAAGAGGAAGCTAAAATTAACCTACGACAAGCTAAAGATTTATTGCAAAAACAACGCCAACCTGAAAAAGCTAAAAAAATCACTGAACTGTTAGATAAAATGAGTGAGAAGTCAAGTAAATCTTAA
- a CDS encoding homogentisate phytyltransferase: protein MSQSSQNSPLPRKAVQSYFQWLYAFWKFSRPHTIIGTSLSVLSLYFIAIANSKSTDSLFPTPHSLFPVLGAWIACVCGNIYIVGLNQLEDVDIDKINKPHLPLASGEFSQQTGQLIVALTGILALVVAWLTGPFLFGMVAISLAIGTAYSLPPIRLKQFPFWAALCIFSVRGTIVNLGLYLHYSWALKQSQGIPPVVWVLTLFILVFTFAIAIFKDIPDIEGDRLYNISTFTIKLGSQAVFNLALWVITVCYLGIILVGVLGVASVNPIFVVITHLGLLAWMWLRSLAVDLQDKSAIAQFYQFIWKLFFIEYLIFPIACLLA, encoded by the coding sequence ATGAGCCAGAGTTCTCAAAACAGCCCTTTGCCACGCAAAGCCGTTCAATCATATTTCCAGTGGTTATACGCTTTCTGGAAATTCTCCCGCCCTCACACGATTATTGGTACAAGTCTAAGTGTGTTGAGCTTGTATTTTATAGCCATTGCAAATAGTAAAAGTACTGATTCCCTATTCCCTACTCCCCATTCCCTATTCCCTGTCTTAGGCGCATGGATTGCTTGTGTGTGTGGCAATATCTACATTGTGGGGCTGAATCAATTAGAAGATGTTGATATTGACAAGATTAATAAGCCTCATTTACCGTTGGCATCAGGTGAGTTTTCCCAACAGACGGGGCAATTAATTGTTGCTTTGACTGGGATTTTGGCGCTAGTTGTGGCGTGGCTAACTGGGCCATTCTTATTTGGCATGGTAGCAATTAGTTTAGCCATTGGTACTGCTTATTCTTTGCCGCCAATTCGCTTGAAACAGTTTCCATTTTGGGCAGCGCTGTGCATTTTTTCGGTGCGCGGCACGATTGTTAATTTAGGATTGTATCTGCATTATAGTTGGGCGCTGAAACAAAGCCAAGGAATTCCACCTGTGGTGTGGGTGCTGACGTTATTTATCTTGGTGTTTACCTTTGCGATCGCAATCTTTAAAGATATACCCGATATAGAAGGCGATCGCCTCTATAATATCTCTACTTTCACTATCAAACTCGGTTCGCAAGCTGTGTTTAATCTAGCTCTTTGGGTGATAACTGTCTGCTATCTGGGAATAATTCTGGTTGGTGTGCTAGGTGTAGCATCAGTTAACCCCATATTTGTGGTAATTACTCATTTAGGGCTGCTAGCTTGGATGTGGTTGCGGAGTTTGGCGGTAGACTTACAAGATAAAAGTGCGATCGCTCAATTCTACCAATTTATCTGGAAACTATTTTTTATCGAATATTTAATTTTTCCTATCGCTTGCCTTTTGGCTTAG
- a CDS encoding filamentous hemagglutinin N-terminal domain-containing protein, whose amino-acid sequence MSTFSNLFKSLVLAISGVITLSAIPAIAQIIPDGTLPTNSLVKTQGNTIIIEGGTPKGNNLFHSFKEFSLINNGSIAEFEYVGDIQNIISRVTGKSVSEIDGILKVNGTANLFLINPNGIIFGPNASLQIGGSFVASTASSLNFADGTFSATDIQTKPLLTVNVPIGLQFGATAAPIKNQSQALNSNGATVGLQVQPDKTLALVGGDITLSGGNLTAASGRIELGSVAANSLVSLKPTNQGWLLGYEGVQNFQNIQLIPRTDKGSQIPSQVDASNKDGSGGNIQVQGNSVELTGYLVRLRTQTTGAKDGGDLTINANKLIVRDGAAVSTTTRGTANGGKLTVNASESVEVIGSFLSPDTGLITPSSLSSGTTVAGKAGDINIKTKRLLIQDGGQIITESSAAFRNGQFIAGTGTGGDLTVNASESLEVRGKNSGLFASTNTSGDAGNLTINTGQLIVRDQAEVTVSSLFNKRYIYPGNTVNLGKAGNLNVTAHSILLDNQGTLTSNSDLGRGGDITLEVRDLLLMRHNSQISTNAGKTGNLGGNGGNININSRFIVAVPNENSDISANAFTGTGGNIQINSQGIFGIESRTKPTEKSDITASSELGVSGVTNINAPNNSFIQNSFIELLPNVIDTKALIANSCISRGIKREENSFTITGSGALRNSPGDVLISIYPTGEVRSVEPISRPWKKGDPIIEPQGLYRLPNGQLILSRSC is encoded by the coding sequence ATGAGTACTTTTTCTAACTTGTTTAAAAGTTTAGTGCTTGCAATAAGTGGTGTAATAACTTTATCCGCAATTCCTGCTATTGCTCAAATTATCCCAGATGGTACTTTACCTACTAATTCTCTTGTCAAAACACAGGGCAATACCATAATTATTGAAGGTGGAACTCCAAAAGGCAATAATCTGTTCCATAGTTTTAAGGAGTTTTCCTTAATTAATAACGGAAGTATAGCTGAGTTTGAATATGTTGGGGATATTCAGAACATTATTAGTCGGGTGACGGGGAAATCTGTTTCTGAGATTGATGGTATCCTTAAAGTTAACGGCACAGCCAACCTGTTTCTGATTAATCCTAACGGGATTATTTTTGGCCCCAATGCTTCTTTACAAATTGGCGGTTCATTCGTAGCAAGTACGGCGAGTAGTCTGAACTTTGCCGATGGAACCTTTAGTGCCACGGATATTCAAACAAAACCCCTCCTAACAGTAAATGTTCCCATTGGTTTACAATTCGGAGCAACTGCCGCCCCTATCAAAAATCAATCCCAAGCATTAAATTCAAATGGCGCAACTGTTGGTCTACAAGTACAGCCAGATAAAACCTTAGCACTTGTAGGAGGTGATATAACGCTCTCAGGCGGAAATTTAACAGCAGCGTCAGGACGAATAGAGCTAGGAAGTGTCGCTGCCAATAGTTTGGTCAGCCTGAAGCCAACAAACCAAGGTTGGCTCTTGGGATATGAAGGTGTCCAAAATTTCCAAAACATTCAATTAATCCCACGAACTGATAAAGGTTCTCAGATTCCATCTCAGGTAGATGCTAGTAACAAAGATGGCAGTGGAGGCAATATTCAAGTGCAAGGCAACTCCGTTGAACTTACTGGTTATCTTGTTCGTTTAAGAACTCAGACAACGGGTGCAAAAGATGGTGGAGATTTAACAATTAACGCCAATAAGTTAATCGTTCGGGATGGTGCAGCCGTATCAACTACTACTAGAGGTACTGCGAATGGAGGAAAGTTAACTGTGAACGCTTCTGAGTCTGTAGAGGTTATTGGTAGCTTTCTCTCACCAGATACTGGTTTAATTACACCAAGCTCATTATCTAGTGGAACTACTGTTGCAGGAAAAGCTGGTGATATAAATATTAAGACCAAGAGGCTGCTTATTCAAGATGGGGGACAGATTATAACAGAATCTAGTGCAGCGTTTCGGAACGGACAATTTATAGCAGGTACAGGTACAGGAGGAGATTTGACTGTGAACGCCTCCGAATCGTTAGAAGTAAGAGGTAAGAACAGCGGCTTGTTTGCTTCGACTAACACTTCTGGAGATGCTGGAAATCTGACAATCAATACAGGACAATTGATTGTCCGTGACCAAGCTGAAGTAACTGTGAGCAGTCTATTTAACAAACGCTACATCTACCCAGGAAACACAGTCAACTTAGGGAAGGCAGGCAATCTAAATGTAACAGCTCACTCCATACTTTTAGACAACCAAGGGACACTTACATCTAACAGTGATTTAGGTCGGGGCGGTGATATTACGCTAGAGGTGCGGGATTTATTATTGATGCGTCACAATAGTCAAATATCCACCAACGCAGGGAAGACAGGAAATTTAGGTGGCAATGGCGGTAACATCAATATCAACTCAAGATTTATCGTTGCAGTTCCCAACGAAAACAGCGATATCAGCGCTAACGCTTTCACTGGAACTGGTGGAAACATCCAAATCAACTCGCAAGGTATCTTCGGTATCGAGTCTCGGACAAAACCAACCGAGAAAAGTGATATTACTGCAAGTTCAGAATTAGGCGTATCTGGTGTCACAAATATCAATGCACCCAATAACAGTTTTATTCAAAACAGCTTCATCGAATTATTACCAAACGTCATCGATACCAAGGCACTTATTGCCAATAGCTGCATTTCACGCGGCATCAAGCGAGAAGAAAACTCTTTTACCATTACAGGTTCCGGTGCTTTACGCAATAGTCCGGGAGATGTATTAATTTCCATCTACCCAACTGGGGAAGTACGTAGTGTTGAACCAATATCGCGCCCTTGGAAAAAAGGCGACCCAATTATTGAGCCACAAGGATTGTATCGATTACCCAATGGGCAATTAATCTTGAGTCGAAGTTGTTAA
- the cobA gene encoding uroporphyrinogen-III C-methyltransferase, whose product MNRTEKQENKYLGKVYLVGAGPGDPGLITLKAKGLLECADVVIYDALVSPPILAMINPEAEQINAGKRRGKHSLFQEETTQLLIEKAQDHAIVVRLKGGDPFIFGRGGEEMEELVNAGISTEVVPGITSGIAAAAYAGIPLTHRLYSSSVTFVTGHEAAGKYRPKVDWNAIAHGSETIVIYMGIHNLPYIVEQLSAAGLNLETPIALVRWGTRPEQEELIGTLETIVEQVEQTGFGAPAIAVIGQVVNMHSILSSCRPV is encoded by the coding sequence ATGAACCGCACAGAAAAACAGGAGAACAAGTATTTGGGAAAGGTTTATTTAGTAGGTGCGGGGCCAGGAGATCCAGGATTAATTACCCTGAAGGCAAAAGGTTTATTAGAATGTGCAGATGTTGTTATCTATGATGCCTTGGTGAGTCCGCCAATTCTGGCAATGATTAATCCCGAAGCCGAGCAAATTAACGCTGGTAAGCGCAGGGGAAAACATTCGCTGTTTCAGGAAGAAACAACTCAATTGCTGATTGAGAAAGCGCAGGATCATGCAATTGTAGTGCGGTTAAAGGGTGGCGATCCTTTTATTTTTGGTCGCGGTGGCGAAGAGATGGAAGAATTAGTCAACGCGGGAATCTCAACGGAAGTTGTGCCAGGTATCACATCGGGTATTGCAGCCGCAGCTTATGCAGGTATTCCATTGACTCATCGGCTGTATAGTTCTTCAGTTACATTTGTTACTGGTCACGAGGCGGCGGGTAAGTATAGACCGAAAGTGGATTGGAATGCGATCGCTCACGGTTCCGAAACCATTGTAATTTATATGGGAATTCACAATCTGCCTTATATTGTGGAACAGTTAAGTGCGGCTGGGTTGAATTTAGAAACGCCCATTGCTTTGGTGCGCTGGGGTACACGCCCAGAACAAGAAGAATTGATTGGTACTTTAGAAACAATTGTCGAGCAGGTAGAGCAAACTGGATTTGGTGCGCCTGCGATCGCAGTTATTGGACAAGTAGTAAATATGCACAGTATTTTGTCTAGTTGTCGTCCAGTTTGA
- a CDS encoding sirohydrochlorin chelatase: MSSAYLLVSHGSRDRRPEIAMQQLAKLVYNKLPESHNALNGAHLVGIAALEMNPLPLHEQIQEFAKRAFCEGKLSQNENRLKIVPLFLLPGVHVMTDIPAEVALAQQAINQDIIIELQPYLGSHPNLEKLLAKQIATIKAEAWILLAHGSRRPGSKETIEAMAGNLSAVTAYWSVPGSLESRVKELVAAGYKEIAILPYFLFAGGITDAIAASIEELKLQFSAVNFQLAEPLGASAELAEIIWDLTDR, encoded by the coding sequence ATGTCATCTGCCTATCTGCTAGTATCTCACGGAAGTCGCGATCGCCGCCCAGAAATTGCTATGCAGCAACTAGCAAAGCTGGTATATAACAAATTGCCAGAAAGCCACAATGCATTAAATGGCGCACATCTGGTTGGCATAGCTGCTTTAGAAATGAATCCTCTGCCTTTACACGAGCAGATTCAAGAATTTGCTAAGAGAGCTTTTTGCGAGGGCAAACTCTCTCAAAACGAGAATCGCCTCAAAATCGTACCGCTATTTCTGCTGCCGGGAGTGCATGTAATGACAGATATTCCGGCCGAAGTAGCACTAGCACAACAGGCTATTAATCAGGATATCATCATTGAGTTGCAACCATACTTAGGCTCTCACCCTAATTTAGAGAAATTGCTGGCAAAGCAAATAGCTACTATAAAAGCAGAAGCATGGATTCTCTTAGCTCATGGTAGCCGTCGCCCAGGTTCTAAAGAAACTATCGAAGCAATGGCGGGGAATTTGTCAGCTGTGACTGCTTATTGGTCTGTCCCTGGTAGTTTAGAATCACGGGTGAAAGAGTTGGTAGCTGCTGGTTATAAAGAAATTGCAATTCTGCCATACTTTTTATTCGCTGGTGGAATAACCGATGCGATCGCAGCCTCAATAGAGGAGCTAAAATTACAATTTTCTGCGGTGAATTTCCAATTGGCAGAACCACTGGGAGCAAGTGCAGAATTAGCCGAGATAATTTGGGATTTAACAGATAGATGA
- a CDS encoding PEP-CTERM sorting domain-containing protein (PEP-CTERM proteins occur, often in large numbers, in the proteomes of bacteria that also encode an exosortase, a predicted intramembrane cysteine proteinase. The presence of a PEP-CTERM domain at a protein's C-terminus predicts cleavage within the sorting domain, followed by covalent anchoring to some some component of the (usually Gram-negative) cell surface. Many PEP-CTERM proteins exhibit an unusual sequence composition that includes large numbers of potential glycosylation sites. Expression of one such protein has been shown restore the ability of a bacterium to form floc, a type of biofilm.), which produces MKKLSNTLKHYLCKGFSVIGFVYCVGGVASPATAALATFDSFTEGFVTPVLTDGGITFSDLDQRLSGSTPTFSIERADESLTSPFSPPNILTVGGYAPGPGASFGRFGSATISTGELASVASLDIFNLQFPATDNILTLEAYLDGTLVGSNSVNFDKTDDIGILYRQLSISDVSFDKLRLVASGSEDEGVLFISIDNVRIDQTASVPEPSSVLSLLMFGISGVVFMLKRQPKSLSSINIASIK; this is translated from the coding sequence ATGAAAAAGCTATCAAATACGCTAAAACATTATCTCTGCAAGGGATTCTCTGTAATTGGATTTGTGTATTGTGTTGGTGGCGTGGCTTCACCTGCAACAGCCGCTCTTGCCACGTTCGATAGTTTTACAGAAGGTTTTGTTACACCAGTACTGACGGATGGAGGGATCACATTCTCGGATTTGGATCAACGTCTATCGGGTTCAACTCCTACCTTTAGTATAGAAAGAGCTGACGAATCGCTCACATCGCCTTTCTCTCCACCAAATATTCTCACGGTTGGTGGCTATGCTCCTGGGCCTGGTGCCAGTTTTGGACGATTTGGTTCTGCTACTATAAGCACAGGAGAATTAGCATCGGTTGCGAGTTTAGACATCTTCAACTTGCAGTTTCCTGCAACTGATAATATTCTGACGCTGGAAGCATACTTGGATGGAACACTTGTTGGTAGTAATTCAGTGAATTTCGACAAAACTGATGATATAGGTATACTTTATCGCCAGCTTTCTATATCAGATGTTAGCTTTGATAAACTTCGACTTGTAGCATCTGGATCTGAAGACGAGGGAGTTTTATTTATTAGCATTGATAACGTCCGCATTGATCAGACTGCCAGTGTACCCGAACCTTCCTCCGTATTAAGTTTATTAATGTTTGGGATTTCAGGTGTAGTTTTCATGCTCAAGCGTCAGCCGAAATCACTCAGTAGCATTAATATTGCAAGTATCAAATAG
- a CDS encoding DUF4359 domain-containing protein, whose protein sequence is MKPLTIIAYTGAAAGLAALGVAMAKTNPSQVEYEEYAVQRLTEYLKSDVCKKTTNIIENLIHFNCDKLVDSANPQIQEIIARTTERQNYLIFSIYRTDLKINSWIPSYKFETVGAFDQFYTYTAEKQ, encoded by the coding sequence ATGAAACCCTTAACGATCATTGCATATACTGGAGCAGCAGCAGGACTCGCCGCCTTGGGTGTGGCAATGGCGAAGACTAATCCCAGTCAGGTTGAGTATGAAGAATATGCAGTGCAACGGCTGACAGAATACTTAAAAAGCGATGTATGCAAAAAAACTACCAATATTATAGAAAATTTAATTCATTTTAATTGTGATAAGTTAGTTGACTCGGCTAACCCGCAAATCCAAGAAATTATTGCCAGGACTACAGAAAGACAAAATTATCTTATTTTTAGCATTTACCGTACAGATTTAAAGATCAACTCTTGGATACCTTCTTACAAATTTGAGACGGTGGGAGCTTTCGATCAATTTTATACTTACACTGCTGAAAAACAATAA